In Choloepus didactylus isolate mChoDid1 chromosome 18, mChoDid1.pri, whole genome shotgun sequence, a single genomic region encodes these proteins:
- the ACADVL gene encoding very long-chain specific acyl-CoA dehydrogenase, mitochondrial isoform X1 → MQGAWMASGVGRQLLRLGGGSSRCGALLGQTPPAPAWRPYASGAAQAVLEKPDSLRDASVKEKQPQAESKSFAVGMFKGQLTTDQVFPYPSVLTEEQTQFLKELVGPVSRFFEEVNDPAKNDALEQVEETTLQGLKELGAFGLQVPSELGGVGLCNTQYARLVEIVGMHDLGVGITLGAHQSIGFKGILLFGTKAQKEKYLPKLASGETVAAFCLTEPASGSDAASIRTSAVPSPCGKYYTLNGSKIWISNGGIAEIFTVFAKTPVTDASTGTMKEKITAFVVERSFGGVTHGPPEKKMGIKASNTAEVYFDGVQVPAENVLGEVGGGFKVAMHILNNGRFGMAAALAGTMKGIIAKAVEHAANRTQFGQKIHNFGLIQEKLARMAVLQYVTESMAYMVSANMDQGSKDFQIEAAISKIFGSEAAWKVTDECIQIMGGMGFMKEPGVERVLRDLRIFRIFEGTNDILRLFVALQGCMDKGKELAGLGNALKNPFGNASLLLGEAGKQLRRRTGLGSGLSLSGTIHQDLSRSGELAVQALEQFATVVEAKLIKHKKEIVDEQFLLQRLADAAIDLYAMVVVLSRASRALSEGHPSAQHEKMLCDSWCIEAAARIRENMAALQSDPQQQKLFRNFRSISQALVERGGVVTSNPLGF, encoded by the exons ATGCAGGGGGCATGGATGGCCTCGGGCGTGGGGCGGCAGCTGCTGAGATTGGGGGGCGGCAG CTCGCGGTGCGGCGCACTCCTGGGGCAGACCCCGCCGGCCCCTGCCTGGCGACCCTATGCCAGTGGGGCCGCCCAG GCGGTTCTGGAGAAGCCAGACTCCCTCCGTGATGCCTCCGTCAAGGAGAAGCAGCCCCAGGCC GAATCCAAGTCATTTGCTGTGGGGATGTTTAAGGGCCAGCTCACCACGGATCAGGTGTTCCCATACCCATCAG TGCTCACCGAGGAGCAGACACAGTTTCTCAAAGAGCTGGTGGGGCCTGTATCCCGTTTCTTCGAA GAGGTGAATGATCCTGCTAAGAATGATGCGCTGGAGCAGGTGGAGGAAACCACTCTGCAAGGCCTCAAGGAGCTGGGGGCCTTCGGTCTGCAAGTGCCCAGTGAGCTGGGTGGTGTGGGCCTCTGCAATACTCAG tatGCCCGCCTGGTGGAAATCGTGGGGATGCATGACCTCGGCGTGGGCATCACCCTAGGGGCCCATCAGAGCATCGGTTTCAAAGGCATCCTGCTCTTTGGCACAAAGGCCCAGAAAGAAAAATACCTCCCCAAACTGGCATCTG GAGAGACTGTGGCCGCCTTCTGTCTCACTGAGCCTGCCAGCGGGTCGGATGCTGCCTCTATCCGGACCTCAGCTGTGCCAAGCCCCTGTGGAAAATACTACACCCTCAATGGCAGCAAGATCTGGATCAG CAATGGGGGTATAGCAGAAATCTTCACCGTTTTTGCCAAAACACCAGTTACAGATGCATCTACAGGGACCATGAAGGAGAAGATCACAGCTTTTGTGGTGGAGAGGAGCTTTGGGGGCGTTACCCA CGGGCCCCCCGAGAAGAAGATGGGCATCAAGGCCTCGAACACAGCGGAGGTGTACTTTGATGGCGTCCAGGTGCCGGCGGAGAACGTGCTGGGCGAGGTGGGGGGCGGCTTCAAGGTCGCCATGCACATTCTCAACAACGGGAGGTTCGGCATGGCCGCGGCCCTCGCGGGCACCATGAAGGGCATCATTGCCAAGGCG GTGGAGCATGCTGCTAATCGGACCCAGTTCGGGCAGAAAATTCACAACTTCGGGCTgatccaggagaagctggcccgCATGGCTGTGCTGCAGTACGTGACAGAG TCCATGGCCTACATGGTGAGTGCCAACATGGACCAGGGATCCAAGGACTTCCAGATCGAAGCCGCCATCAGCAAAATCTTTGGTTCG GAGGCGGCTTGGAAGGTGACTGATGAGTGCATCCAGATCATGGGGGGCATGGGCTTCATGAAG GAGCCCGGGGTGGAACGCGTGCTCCGTGATCTTCGCATCTTCCGGATCTTTGAGGGGACGAACGACATTCTCCGGCTGTTTGTAGCTCTGCAGGGCTGTATG GACAAAGGAAAGGAACTCGCTGGGCTTGGCAATGCTCTGAAGAATCCTTTTGGGAACGCCAGCCTCCTGCTGGGAGAGGCAGGCAAGCAGCTGAGGCG GCGGACAGGGCTGGGCAGTGGCCTGAGCCTCAGCGGAACCATCCACCAGGACTTGAGTCGGAGTGGCGAGCTG GCAGTGCAGGCTCTGGAGCAGTTTGCCACGGTGGTAGAGGCCAAGCTGATAAAACATAAGAAGGAGATTGTTG ATGAACAGTTCCTGCTGCAGCGCCTCGCAGACGCTGCCATCGACCTCTATGCCATGGTGGTGGTTCTCTCCAG GGCCTCAAGAGCCCTGAGTGAGGGCCACCCCTCAGCCCAGCATGAGAAAATGCTCTGTGACAGCTGGTGTATCGAG GCTGCGGCCCGGATCCGGGAGAACATGGCTGCCCTGCAGTCCGACCCCCAGCAGCAGAAGCTCTTCCGCAACTTCAGAAGTATCTCCCAGGCCTTGGTGGAGCGCGGTGGGGTGGTCACCAGCAACCCCCTGGGCTTCTGA
- the ACADVL gene encoding very long-chain specific acyl-CoA dehydrogenase, mitochondrial isoform X2 codes for MQGAWMASGVGRQLLRLGGGSSRCGALLGQTPPAPAWRPYASGAAQESKSFAVGMFKGQLTTDQVFPYPSVLTEEQTQFLKELVGPVSRFFEEVNDPAKNDALEQVEETTLQGLKELGAFGLQVPSELGGVGLCNTQYARLVEIVGMHDLGVGITLGAHQSIGFKGILLFGTKAQKEKYLPKLASGETVAAFCLTEPASGSDAASIRTSAVPSPCGKYYTLNGSKIWISNGGIAEIFTVFAKTPVTDASTGTMKEKITAFVVERSFGGVTHGPPEKKMGIKASNTAEVYFDGVQVPAENVLGEVGGGFKVAMHILNNGRFGMAAALAGTMKGIIAKAVEHAANRTQFGQKIHNFGLIQEKLARMAVLQYVTESMAYMVSANMDQGSKDFQIEAAISKIFGSEAAWKVTDECIQIMGGMGFMKEPGVERVLRDLRIFRIFEGTNDILRLFVALQGCMDKGKELAGLGNALKNPFGNASLLLGEAGKQLRRRTGLGSGLSLSGTIHQDLSRSGELAVQALEQFATVVEAKLIKHKKEIVDEQFLLQRLADAAIDLYAMVVVLSRASRALSEGHPSAQHEKMLCDSWCIEAAARIRENMAALQSDPQQQKLFRNFRSISQALVERGGVVTSNPLGF; via the exons ATGCAGGGGGCATGGATGGCCTCGGGCGTGGGGCGGCAGCTGCTGAGATTGGGGGGCGGCAG CTCGCGGTGCGGCGCACTCCTGGGGCAGACCCCGCCGGCCCCTGCCTGGCGACCCTATGCCAGTGGGGCCGCCCAG GAATCCAAGTCATTTGCTGTGGGGATGTTTAAGGGCCAGCTCACCACGGATCAGGTGTTCCCATACCCATCAG TGCTCACCGAGGAGCAGACACAGTTTCTCAAAGAGCTGGTGGGGCCTGTATCCCGTTTCTTCGAA GAGGTGAATGATCCTGCTAAGAATGATGCGCTGGAGCAGGTGGAGGAAACCACTCTGCAAGGCCTCAAGGAGCTGGGGGCCTTCGGTCTGCAAGTGCCCAGTGAGCTGGGTGGTGTGGGCCTCTGCAATACTCAG tatGCCCGCCTGGTGGAAATCGTGGGGATGCATGACCTCGGCGTGGGCATCACCCTAGGGGCCCATCAGAGCATCGGTTTCAAAGGCATCCTGCTCTTTGGCACAAAGGCCCAGAAAGAAAAATACCTCCCCAAACTGGCATCTG GAGAGACTGTGGCCGCCTTCTGTCTCACTGAGCCTGCCAGCGGGTCGGATGCTGCCTCTATCCGGACCTCAGCTGTGCCAAGCCCCTGTGGAAAATACTACACCCTCAATGGCAGCAAGATCTGGATCAG CAATGGGGGTATAGCAGAAATCTTCACCGTTTTTGCCAAAACACCAGTTACAGATGCATCTACAGGGACCATGAAGGAGAAGATCACAGCTTTTGTGGTGGAGAGGAGCTTTGGGGGCGTTACCCA CGGGCCCCCCGAGAAGAAGATGGGCATCAAGGCCTCGAACACAGCGGAGGTGTACTTTGATGGCGTCCAGGTGCCGGCGGAGAACGTGCTGGGCGAGGTGGGGGGCGGCTTCAAGGTCGCCATGCACATTCTCAACAACGGGAGGTTCGGCATGGCCGCGGCCCTCGCGGGCACCATGAAGGGCATCATTGCCAAGGCG GTGGAGCATGCTGCTAATCGGACCCAGTTCGGGCAGAAAATTCACAACTTCGGGCTgatccaggagaagctggcccgCATGGCTGTGCTGCAGTACGTGACAGAG TCCATGGCCTACATGGTGAGTGCCAACATGGACCAGGGATCCAAGGACTTCCAGATCGAAGCCGCCATCAGCAAAATCTTTGGTTCG GAGGCGGCTTGGAAGGTGACTGATGAGTGCATCCAGATCATGGGGGGCATGGGCTTCATGAAG GAGCCCGGGGTGGAACGCGTGCTCCGTGATCTTCGCATCTTCCGGATCTTTGAGGGGACGAACGACATTCTCCGGCTGTTTGTAGCTCTGCAGGGCTGTATG GACAAAGGAAAGGAACTCGCTGGGCTTGGCAATGCTCTGAAGAATCCTTTTGGGAACGCCAGCCTCCTGCTGGGAGAGGCAGGCAAGCAGCTGAGGCG GCGGACAGGGCTGGGCAGTGGCCTGAGCCTCAGCGGAACCATCCACCAGGACTTGAGTCGGAGTGGCGAGCTG GCAGTGCAGGCTCTGGAGCAGTTTGCCACGGTGGTAGAGGCCAAGCTGATAAAACATAAGAAGGAGATTGTTG ATGAACAGTTCCTGCTGCAGCGCCTCGCAGACGCTGCCATCGACCTCTATGCCATGGTGGTGGTTCTCTCCAG GGCCTCAAGAGCCCTGAGTGAGGGCCACCCCTCAGCCCAGCATGAGAAAATGCTCTGTGACAGCTGGTGTATCGAG GCTGCGGCCCGGATCCGGGAGAACATGGCTGCCCTGCAGTCCGACCCCCAGCAGCAGAAGCTCTTCCGCAACTTCAGAAGTATCTCCCAGGCCTTGGTGGAGCGCGGTGGGGTGGTCACCAGCAACCCCCTGGGCTTCTGA
- the DLG4 gene encoding disks large homolog 4 isoform X2, with protein sequence MDCLCIVTTKKYRYQDEDTPPLEHSPAHLPNQASSPPVIVNTDTLEAPGYVNGTEGEMEYEEITLERGNSGLGFSIAGGTDNPHIGDDPSIFITKIIPGGAAAQDGRLRVNDSILFVNEVDVREVTHSAAVEALKEAGSIVRLYVMRRKPPAEKVMEIKLIKGPKGLGFSIAGGVGNQHIPGDNSIYVTKIIEGGAAHKDGRLQIGDKILAVNSVGLEDVMHEDAVAALKNTYDVVYLKVAKPSNAYLSDSYAPPDITTSYSQHLDNEISHSSYLGTDYPTAMTPTSPRRYSPVAKDLLGEEDIPREPRRIVIHRGSTGLGFNIVGGEDGEGIFISFILAGGPADLSGELRKGDQILSVNGVDLRNASHEQAAIALKNAGQTVTIIAQYKPEEYSRFEAKIHDLREQLMNSSLGSGTASLRSNPKRGFYIRALFDYDKTKDCGFLSQALSFRFGDVLHVIDASDEEWWQARRVHSDSETDDIGFIPSKRRVERREWSRLKAKDWGSSSGSQGREDSVLSYETVTQMEVHYARPIIILGPTKDRANDDLLSEFPDKFGSCVPHTTRPKREYEIDGRDYHFVSSREKMEKDIQAHKFIEAGQYNSHLYGTSVQSVREVAEQGKHCILDVSANAVRRLQAAHLHPIAIFIRPRSLENVLEINKRITEEQARKAFDRATKLEQEFTECFSAIVEGDSFDEIYHKVKRVIEDLSGPYIWVPARERL encoded by the exons ATGGACTGTCTCTGTATAGTGACAACCAAG AAATACCGCTACCAAGATGAAGACACGCCCCCTCTGGAGCACAGCCCGGCCCACCTCCCCAACCAG GCCAGTTCTCCTCCTGTGATTGTCAACACAGATACCTTAGAAGCCCCAGGATAT GTGAACGGGACCGAGGGGGAGATGGAATACGAGGAGATCACACTGGAAAGG GGTAACTCGGGCCTGGGCTTCAGCATCGCAGGTGGCACTGATAACCCACACATCGGTGATGACCCATCCATTTTCATCACCAAGATCATTCCTGGTGGGGCTGCGGCCCAGGATGGCCGCCTCag GGTCAACGACAGCATCTTGTTTGTCAATGAAGTGGACGTGCGGGAGGTGACCCACTCAGCGGCAGTGGAAGCCCTCAAAGAGGCAGGCTCCATTGTCCGCCTCTATGTCATGCGCCGGAAGCCCCCTGCTGAGAAGGTCATGGAGATCAAGCTCATCAAGGGGCCTAAAG GTCTTGGCTTCAGCATCGCAGGGGGTGTAGGAAACCAGCACATCCCCGGAGATAATAGCATCTACGTCACGAAGATCATTGAAGGAGGGGCTGCCCACAAGGACGGAAGGTTGCAGATTGGGGACAAGATCCTGGCG GTCAACAGTGTGGGGCTGGAGGATGTCATGCACGAGGATGCCGTGGCAGCCCTGAAGAACACGTATGATGTCGTCTACCTGAAGGTGGCCAAACCCAGCAATGCCTACCTGAGTGACAGCTATGCTCCCCCAGACATCACCACCT CTTATTCCCAGCACCTGGACAACGAGATCAGCCACAGCAGCTACCTGGGCACCGACTACCCCACAGCCATGACCCCCACTTCCCCTCGCCGCTACTCCCCGGTGGCCAAAGACCTGCTGGGGGAGGAGGACATTCCCCGAGAACCAAGGCGAATCGTGATCCACCGGGGCTCCACCGGCCTGGGCTTCAACATCGTGGGTGGCGAAGACGGTGAAGGCATCTTCATCTCCTTCATCCTGGCTGGGGGCCCCGCTGACCTCAGTGGGGAGCTGCGGAAGGGGGACCAGATCCTCTCG GTCAACGGGGTTGACCTCCGCAACGCCAGCCACGAGCAGGCTGCCATTGCCCTGAAGAACGCGGGTCAGACGGTCACCATCATCGCTCAGTATAAGCCGGAAG AGTACAGCCGATTCGAGGCCAAGATCCACGACCTCCGGGAACAGCTCATGAACAGCAGTCTGGGCTCAGGGACGGCCTCCCTGCGGAGCAACCCCAAAAGGGGTTTCTACATCAG GGCCCTGTTTGATTATGACAAGACGAAGGACTGCGGCTTCCTGAGCCAGGCCCTGAGCTTCCGCTTTGGAGACGTGCTGCATGTCATTGATGCCAGTGACGAGGAGTGGTGGCAGGCCCGGCGGGTCCACTCGGACAGTGAGACCGACGACATTGGCTTCATCCCCAGCAAACGGCG GGTCGAGCGACGAGAGTGGTCAAGGTTAAAGGCCAAG GATTGGGGCTCCAGCTCTGGATCACAGG GTCGAGAAGACTCTGTCCTGAGCTACGAGACAGTGACGCAGATGGAAG TGCACTATGCTCGCCCCATCATCATCCTCGGGCCCACCAAGGACCGCGCCAATGACGACCTTCTCTCCGAGTTCCCCGACAAGTTTGGGTCCTGTGTTCCCC ATACGACCCGGCCGAAGCGGGAGTATGAAATCGACGGCCGGGATTACCACTTTGTGTCATCCCGGGAGAAAATGGAGAAGGACATTCAGGCGCACAAGTTCATTGAGGCCGGCCAGTACAACAGCCACCTGTATGGGACTAGCGTCCAGTCTGTGCGAGAGGTGGCTGAGCAG GGGAAGCACTGTATCCTCGACGTCTCGGCCAATGCCGTGCGGCGGCTGCAGGCGGCCCACCTGCACCCTATCGCCATCTTCATCCGCCCCCGCTCCCTGGAGAATGTGCT
- the DLG4 gene encoding disks large homolog 4 isoform X1, with the protein MDCLCIVTTKKYRYQDEDTPPLEHSPAHLPNQASSPPVIVNTDTLEAPGYELQVNGTEGEMEYEEITLERGNSGLGFSIAGGTDNPHIGDDPSIFITKIIPGGAAAQDGRLRVNDSILFVNEVDVREVTHSAAVEALKEAGSIVRLYVMRRKPPAEKVMEIKLIKGPKGLGFSIAGGVGNQHIPGDNSIYVTKIIEGGAAHKDGRLQIGDKILAVNSVGLEDVMHEDAVAALKNTYDVVYLKVAKPSNAYLSDSYAPPDITTSYSQHLDNEISHSSYLGTDYPTAMTPTSPRRYSPVAKDLLGEEDIPREPRRIVIHRGSTGLGFNIVGGEDGEGIFISFILAGGPADLSGELRKGDQILSVNGVDLRNASHEQAAIALKNAGQTVTIIAQYKPEEYSRFEAKIHDLREQLMNSSLGSGTASLRSNPKRGFYIRALFDYDKTKDCGFLSQALSFRFGDVLHVIDASDEEWWQARRVHSDSETDDIGFIPSKRRVERREWSRLKAKDWGSSSGSQGREDSVLSYETVTQMEVHYARPIIILGPTKDRANDDLLSEFPDKFGSCVPHTTRPKREYEIDGRDYHFVSSREKMEKDIQAHKFIEAGQYNSHLYGTSVQSVREVAEQGKHCILDVSANAVRRLQAAHLHPIAIFIRPRSLENVLEINKRITEEQARKAFDRATKLEQEFTECFSAIVEGDSFDEIYHKVKRVIEDLSGPYIWVPARERL; encoded by the exons ATGGACTGTCTCTGTATAGTGACAACCAAG AAATACCGCTACCAAGATGAAGACACGCCCCCTCTGGAGCACAGCCCGGCCCACCTCCCCAACCAG GCCAGTTCTCCTCCTGTGATTGTCAACACAGATACCTTAGAAGCCCCAGGATAT GAGTTGCAGGTGAACGGGACCGAGGGGGAGATGGAATACGAGGAGATCACACTGGAAAGG GGTAACTCGGGCCTGGGCTTCAGCATCGCAGGTGGCACTGATAACCCACACATCGGTGATGACCCATCCATTTTCATCACCAAGATCATTCCTGGTGGGGCTGCGGCCCAGGATGGCCGCCTCag GGTCAACGACAGCATCTTGTTTGTCAATGAAGTGGACGTGCGGGAGGTGACCCACTCAGCGGCAGTGGAAGCCCTCAAAGAGGCAGGCTCCATTGTCCGCCTCTATGTCATGCGCCGGAAGCCCCCTGCTGAGAAGGTCATGGAGATCAAGCTCATCAAGGGGCCTAAAG GTCTTGGCTTCAGCATCGCAGGGGGTGTAGGAAACCAGCACATCCCCGGAGATAATAGCATCTACGTCACGAAGATCATTGAAGGAGGGGCTGCCCACAAGGACGGAAGGTTGCAGATTGGGGACAAGATCCTGGCG GTCAACAGTGTGGGGCTGGAGGATGTCATGCACGAGGATGCCGTGGCAGCCCTGAAGAACACGTATGATGTCGTCTACCTGAAGGTGGCCAAACCCAGCAATGCCTACCTGAGTGACAGCTATGCTCCCCCAGACATCACCACCT CTTATTCCCAGCACCTGGACAACGAGATCAGCCACAGCAGCTACCTGGGCACCGACTACCCCACAGCCATGACCCCCACTTCCCCTCGCCGCTACTCCCCGGTGGCCAAAGACCTGCTGGGGGAGGAGGACATTCCCCGAGAACCAAGGCGAATCGTGATCCACCGGGGCTCCACCGGCCTGGGCTTCAACATCGTGGGTGGCGAAGACGGTGAAGGCATCTTCATCTCCTTCATCCTGGCTGGGGGCCCCGCTGACCTCAGTGGGGAGCTGCGGAAGGGGGACCAGATCCTCTCG GTCAACGGGGTTGACCTCCGCAACGCCAGCCACGAGCAGGCTGCCATTGCCCTGAAGAACGCGGGTCAGACGGTCACCATCATCGCTCAGTATAAGCCGGAAG AGTACAGCCGATTCGAGGCCAAGATCCACGACCTCCGGGAACAGCTCATGAACAGCAGTCTGGGCTCAGGGACGGCCTCCCTGCGGAGCAACCCCAAAAGGGGTTTCTACATCAG GGCCCTGTTTGATTATGACAAGACGAAGGACTGCGGCTTCCTGAGCCAGGCCCTGAGCTTCCGCTTTGGAGACGTGCTGCATGTCATTGATGCCAGTGACGAGGAGTGGTGGCAGGCCCGGCGGGTCCACTCGGACAGTGAGACCGACGACATTGGCTTCATCCCCAGCAAACGGCG GGTCGAGCGACGAGAGTGGTCAAGGTTAAAGGCCAAG GATTGGGGCTCCAGCTCTGGATCACAGG GTCGAGAAGACTCTGTCCTGAGCTACGAGACAGTGACGCAGATGGAAG TGCACTATGCTCGCCCCATCATCATCCTCGGGCCCACCAAGGACCGCGCCAATGACGACCTTCTCTCCGAGTTCCCCGACAAGTTTGGGTCCTGTGTTCCCC ATACGACCCGGCCGAAGCGGGAGTATGAAATCGACGGCCGGGATTACCACTTTGTGTCATCCCGGGAGAAAATGGAGAAGGACATTCAGGCGCACAAGTTCATTGAGGCCGGCCAGTACAACAGCCACCTGTATGGGACTAGCGTCCAGTCTGTGCGAGAGGTGGCTGAGCAG GGGAAGCACTGTATCCTCGACGTCTCGGCCAATGCCGTGCGGCGGCTGCAGGCGGCCCACCTGCACCCTATCGCCATCTTCATCCGCCCCCGCTCCCTGGAGAATGTGCT